GATCGACCTTCAAACGCCAACTATGCAGCGCAATGCCCGGCGCGAATCCGCGACGTCCGCCATACTTGACGTCGCCCAGAACCGGAAATCCTCGATCGGCAAACTGGACTCGGATCTGGTGCTTGCGACCACTGATCAACTGAATCGCCATCACCGTGGCTTGCTCGGTTCGCCCCAGCACGATGTACCGCAACGCGGCTTCTTGAGTATCCCGACCATCCGGCACGACTCGCATTCGCTTGGCCGGTTCATCCTTGCGAACGTGATCGACAAGAAATCCCTGGTCACCTTCGATTTCGTTATCGACGCCAAACAAGCCCTCAACAATTGCCAGATAGATTTTGCCAGCACCACCGCCTGACTTGTCCGCAAATTGCGGCGTCAGTCGCGACGCCGACTTGCTCGTTCGCGCCAGCACCAATGTGCCCGTCGTCATCAAATCCAAGCGGCTGACGACGCCGATGAAGACCTTGCCAGGCTTCTGGTACTTGATGCGAACGTAATCGCAAGCCATCTCGTGTACCGTCGGCATCCCCGGCTCGGCACCCATTGTCGCGATGCCCGCGGGCTTGTTGACGACCAGCAAGTGGTTGTCTTCGAACAGTACAGAAAGGTTGCTCATCGTGATCCGAGTGTTGGCACTGATTTAGTCTACGAAAATCCCCGTAGACATCCCCGTAAACATCCCAGCATCTTACGCTAAACGGTCCGAGGCGATGTGGTACTGCGGATCTTCGGAAACGTTAATCTCAACCAAATCGCCTGCGTTATCCAGCAATTCGCGACACTCGGCGCTAAGGTGAGTCAGGTGCAGGCGTTTGCCTGCGGCCTGGTACTTTTCGGCAAGCCCGTTGATCGCTTCCAGTCCAGATTGGTCGTAGACGCGGGTGTAGTAAAAGTCGATCACGACGTCGTCGGGATCGTTGGCGACGTCGAACATTTCTTTGAACGATGTCACCGAAGCAAAGAACAGCGGCCCGTGCAGTTGATAAATCTTGCTGCCAAATTCGTTCAGTTTGGAATCGGCACCAATGTGAGTCGCGTGCTGCCAAGCGAATACAAGAGCCGACACGATCACACCCAAGATCACGGCGGTGGCCAAGTCGTGCATGAAAACCGTATAGCCGGCGACCAAAACCATCACCAACATGTCGCTGGTTGGCATCCGGCGGAACATCTTCAGCGACGCCCACTCGAATGTGCCGATCACAACCATGAACATCACGCCAACCAAAGCCGCCATCGGGATCTGTTCAATCCACGGCGCCAAAAACAAGACAAACAACAACAGGCAAATCGATGCGGTGACACCCGACAAGCGTCCGCGTCCACCCGAGTTCACGTTGATCAGCGACTGGCCAATCATCGCACATCCGCCCATGCCCCCGAACAAGCCGCAAGTCATGTTTGCAACGCCCTGGCCAATGCACTCACGATTGCCCTGACCACGCGTTTCAGTGATCTCGTCGATCAACGTCAATGTCATCAACGACTCGATCAAACCGACGCCGCACAGCACGACTGCGAATGGCAGAATGATTCGCAATGTTTCGAAATTCATCGGCACCATGTCGAAGTCCAGAAAGAACAACCGCGGCAGCCCGCCGCTGATGCCAGACTCTTCGCCATCGGTCGATGCGATCGCCGCAGCCACCCTGTCGGACGCCGCTTTGATCTCGGGTGTTGATTCGATCGAGCTCGCTGCACCTGCGCTGACAAGGCTGGCGTTTAACGCCAATGCATCATCATCGTTTTCATTTTCGTTAGTCAGAACTGCCAAGTCAGCTCGAGCATCCGCGATTGACTTGGCCTTGGTGTTGGTTCGCAGCATGTCGCCAACAGTTGCCAACATATTGGGTTGGCCCGGTTCGACACCGCGATTGACGGCGATCGAAATCATCGTGATCGTCAAAATCGCAGCAAGTGACGCAGGAATGGCCTTCGTCAGTTTTGGCAACCACGCGATGATCGCCATTGTCAGTGCAACCAGAGCCAACATCAGTCCCAAACGAGTGCCGGACAGGAACACCAAATTGCCATCGTCGGACAGCGTTTTGAAACTGCCAAGCTGGGCCAATCCAATCACGATCGCTAGACCGTTGACGAAACCTAACATGACCGAGTGAGGAACCATGCGGATCAGTTTGCCGAGCCGGCCAATGCCGATCGCAATCTGAAACAATCCACAAAGAATTACCGTCGGGAACAGGTACTCAACGCCATACGTCGCAACCAGTGAAACGACCACTACGGCCATCGCACCAGTGGCACCGGAAATCATGCCAGGCCGACCGCCAACCACAGCAGTGATCAGCCCCAGAAAAAACGCCGAGTACAGTCCAATCAGAGGAGAAACGCCGGCAACAAACGCGAACGCGATCGCTTCGGGGACGAGAGCCAGGGCGACAGTTACGCCTGACAGCACGTCGTTCTTGATGGAACCAGATTGTTGGCGAAAAAAGTTGAGCATCGGGCTAGGGGGCAAAAGGAAGTTCGACAAAGATTGTGCCGAACTCTAACACACCCACAAAAAAGCGATAGTTCAACGCATTTTGCGAGGCGATCGCCCCCATTAACAAGCCCCGGACACAACGATCGGCCCCGCAAAAAATCGACAACCTGCTGCTTTCTCGCCAGTCAAATTAGGGCCGGTTCCCACC
The DNA window shown above is from Rubripirellula reticaptiva and carries:
- a CDS encoding RluA family pseudouridine synthase: MSNLSVLFEDNHLLVVNKPAGIATMGAEPGMPTVHEMACDYVRIKYQKPGKVFIGVVSRLDLMTTGTLVLARTSKSASRLTPQFADKSGGGAGKIYLAIVEGLFGVDNEIEGDQGFLVDHVRKDEPAKRMRVVPDGRDTQEAALRYIVLGRTEQATVMAIQLISGRKHQIRVQFADRGFPVLGDVKYGGRRGFAPGIALHSWRLKVDHPTLKNTMEFVSPVPDSWDPWAGILGKPETLWKRVKRSFEIDE
- a CDS encoding SulP family inorganic anion transporter is translated as MLNFFRQQSGSIKNDVLSGVTVALALVPEAIAFAFVAGVSPLIGLYSAFFLGLITAVVGGRPGMISGATGAMAVVVVSLVATYGVEYLFPTVILCGLFQIAIGIGRLGKLIRMVPHSVMLGFVNGLAIVIGLAQLGSFKTLSDDGNLVFLSGTRLGLMLALVALTMAIIAWLPKLTKAIPASLAAILTITMISIAVNRGVEPGQPNMLATVGDMLRTNTKAKSIADARADLAVLTNENENDDDALALNASLVSAGAASSIESTPEIKAASDRVAAAIASTDGEESGISGGLPRLFFLDFDMVPMNFETLRIILPFAVVLCGVGLIESLMTLTLIDEITETRGQGNRECIGQGVANMTCGLFGGMGGCAMIGQSLINVNSGGRGRLSGVTASICLLLFVLFLAPWIEQIPMAALVGVMFMVVIGTFEWASLKMFRRMPTSDMLVMVLVAGYTVFMHDLATAVILGVIVSALVFAWQHATHIGADSKLNEFGSKIYQLHGPLFFASVTSFKEMFDVANDPDDVVIDFYYTRVYDQSGLEAINGLAEKYQAAGKRLHLTHLSAECRELLDNAGDLVEINVSEDPQYHIASDRLA